A single region of the Eleginops maclovinus isolate JMC-PN-2008 ecotype Puerto Natales chromosome 16, JC_Emac_rtc_rv5, whole genome shotgun sequence genome encodes:
- the ndufab1b gene encoding NADH:ubiquinone oxidoreductase subunit AB1b has protein sequence MAARVLQHCVRTLRLSSGHLALRAAVVPAAPLHRALSFYSADRRTRCVNRIPSLDVLCRQYGHLPPLTLESIEERVLYVLKLYDKINPEKLQATSHFMKDLGLDSLDQVEIIMAMEDEFGFEIPDGEAEKLMSPDDIVQYIADKKDIYE, from the exons ATGGCGGCCCGTGTCCTGCAGCACTGTGTCCGCACGCTGAGGCTCTCCTCCGGTCACCTGGCCCTCAGAGCCGCCGTGGTCCCGGCAGCTCCTCTCCACCGAGCCCTCTCCTTCTACTCGGCCGACCGGAGAACGCGGTGTGTGAACCGG ATCCCCTCATTGGACGTGTTGTGCCGGCAGTATGGTCACCTGCCCCCACTCACCCTAGAATCCATCGAAGAACGCGTCCTGTACGTCCTGAAGCTTTACGACAAGATCAACCCCGAGAAG CTGCAGGCCACCTCCCACTTTATGAAAGACCTGGGGCTGGACAGTTTGGACCAGGTGGAGATCATCATGGCCATGGAGGACGAGTTCG gCTTTGAGATCCCTGACGGAGAAGCAGAGAAGCTGATGTCTCCTGACGACATTGTACAGTACATCGCAGACAAGAAGGACATTTACGAATAA
- the dctn5 gene encoding dynactin subunit 5: MELSEILYNKAEYIETASGNKVSRQSVLCGSQNIVLNGKTIVMNDCIIRGDLANVRVGRHCVVKSRSVIRPPFKKFSKGVAFFPLHIGDHVFIEEDCVVNAAQIGSYVHIGKNCVIGRRCVLKDCCKILDNTVLPPETVVPPFTVFSGCPGLFSGELPECTQDLMIDVTKSYYQKFLPLSQI; the protein is encoded by the exons ATGGAGTTGTCTGAAATACTGTACAACAAAGCGGAGTACATTGAAACG GCTTCCGGTAACAAAGTGAGCAGACAGTCAGTGCTGTGTGGGAGTCAAAACATCGTTCTCAATGGAAAA ACTATAGTAATGAATGACTGCATCATCCGAGGGGACCTTGCTAATGTCAGGGTGGGCAGACACTGTGTGGTGAAGAGCCGCAGTGTAATCCGACCACCTTTCAAAAAGTTCAGCAAAGG AGTGGCTTTCTTCCCGCTGCACATTGGAGACCACGTCTTCATCGAGGAGGACTGTGTGGTCAATGCAGCACAGATCGGTTCCTATGTCCATATTGGGAAGAACTGTGTCATA GGTCGGCGCTGTGTGCTGAAGGACTGCTGCAAGATCTTAGACAATACAGTGCTCCCACCTGAGACCGTGGTGCCGCCTTTTACCGTGTTCTCTGGATGCCCAG GTCTGTTTTCAGGAGAGCTCCCAGAATGCACGCAGGACCTGATGATAGACGTAACCAAGAGCTACTACCAGAAGTTCCTGCCTCTCAGCCAGATCTGA